In the Opitutaceae bacterium genome, one interval contains:
- a CDS encoding UDP-glucuronic acid decarboxylase family protein, which produces MRILVTGGAGFLGSHLCERLLKDGHEVICMDNLFTGRKENIAHLMDNVRFEFIRHDVIDPFKVEVDQIYNLACPASPEFYQYNPIKTVKTSVMGSINCLGLAKRLRARVFQASTSEIYGDPLVHPQTEAYWGNVNTIGRRSCYDEGKRCAETLFFDYHRENGVDIRVIRIFNTYGPRMLANDGRVVSNFIVQALMGQDLTLYGDGDQTRSFCFVDDLIEGFVRFMDQTETVGPMNLGNPGEFTIRELAEHVIRLTGSSSKIVFKPLPTDDPRQRQPDISLARRVLGWEPTIQLEQGLGRTIEYFRGRIGG; this is translated from the coding sequence ATGCGTATACTTGTGACCGGCGGGGCCGGATTCCTGGGCAGTCATCTGTGCGAACGTCTCCTCAAGGACGGCCATGAGGTCATCTGCATGGATAATCTCTTCACCGGCCGGAAGGAGAACATCGCCCACCTGATGGACAATGTGCGTTTCGAGTTCATCCGGCACGACGTCATTGACCCCTTCAAGGTGGAGGTCGACCAGATCTATAACCTGGCCTGCCCGGCCTCGCCGGAATTCTACCAGTACAACCCGATCAAGACGGTCAAGACTTCGGTCATGGGTTCGATAAACTGCCTCGGGCTGGCCAAGCGTCTGCGGGCGCGGGTCTTCCAGGCCTCGACTTCGGAAATCTACGGCGACCCGCTCGTCCATCCTCAGACCGAGGCTTATTGGGGCAATGTGAATACGATCGGCCGTCGTTCCTGTTACGATGAGGGCAAGCGCTGCGCCGAAACCCTCTTTTTCGACTACCACCGGGAGAACGGGGTCGATATCCGGGTCATCCGCATCTTCAACACCTATGGTCCACGGATGCTGGCCAACGACGGGCGGGTCGTGTCCAATTTCATTGTCCAGGCGCTGATGGGACAGGATCTGACCCTCTACGGAGACGGCGACCAGACCCGGTCCTTCTGCTTTGTCGACGACCTGATCGAGGGTTTCGTCCGATTCATGGACCAGACCGAGACGGTTGGACCGATGAATCTGGGCAATCCCGGGGAGTTCACCATCCGGGAACTGGCCGAGCACGTCATCCGGCTGACGGGGTCTTCGTCGAAGATAGTCTTCAAACCCCTGCCGACCGATGATCCGAGGCAACGCCAGCCCGATATCTCCCTCGCCCGCCGAGTCCTCGGCTGGGAACCAACCATTCAGCTGGAGCAGGGATTGGGACGGACGATCGAGTATTTCCGCGGGCGCATCGGTGGCTGA
- the secA gene encoding preprotein translocase subunit SecA, which yields MFSSLFKRFSGRHHRKFVKRCQPLVDRINRLETEYQALSEEELKAKTPEFRKRIAEGATVDDLLPEAFAVVKNAARRLCGTIATVCEHELEWEMVHFDVQLIGGIALHEGRIAEMMTGEGKTLVATLPLYLNALTGRNTQLVTVNDYLARRDSEWMGHLYKFLGLTVGCIQNSMGPPERKAAYACDITYGTASEFGFDYLRDNGMAIRMEDQVQRDHFYVIVDEIDSILIDEARTPLIISGPMAIQREQPFTRHRPGIEQLVRAQAKMCNELVTDARTELEMPEDKRAERDAEIKRIDQENKARASRGEAPLPYPQVVDSMVNLLKVKLGMPKNKQLLRLMETPQFRKQLDKFDLEMNSDMNKEQLYRMKEELYFVIDEKQHQADLTERGRNTLQPDDPDGFMLPDLPTLFSELDKRTDLAPEEREAQKQKEQEHFEKTSEDIHAISQLLRAYCLYERDVEYVLQEGKVVIVDENTGRIMPGRRWSDGLHQAVEAKEGVTIERETRTYATVTIQNYFRMYQKLAGMTGTAETEATEFFDIYKLTVVAIPTNKPVARIDLNDVIYKTRRSKFNAVVRDVEEAHRRGQPVLVGTVSVEASEILGRMLRRVNIPHTVLNAKYHQQEAEIVSRAGYPGAVTIATNMAGRGTDIKLGEGVKEKGGLCVIGTERHESRRIDRQLRGRCARQGDPGLTKFFISLEDDLMRLFASAGPLSRLMERSLKEDEELEHPLLNRSIESAQKKVEQQNYSIRKRLLQYDDVLNQQREIIYGIRNDALHIDEPSKVIFEMVEEEISTRLEPAGLNGKSPESGQSLEGFIGWLNGHFPVALKRAEVESLTFDAAVDLILERIRKAYSLKQAIEQAEALKGLERYLLLNAIDNHWQEHLTEMEDLRRSVGLRSYGQKDPLVEYKSEAFGYFEELMDNVRLKVCTSLFRSATNLVALENIKAMLARNARTEGPGTESASPSASAAGSAGGARPGPGPGRREVTLPKIPVKRDVPKVGRNEPCPCGSGKKYKHCHGA from the coding sequence ATGTTTTCTTCACTTTTCAAGCGATTCTCCGGCCGTCATCACCGCAAGTTCGTCAAGCGGTGCCAGCCTCTTGTGGACCGGATCAACCGGCTCGAGACCGAATACCAGGCCCTTTCCGAAGAGGAGCTGAAGGCAAAGACGCCGGAGTTCAGGAAGCGCATCGCCGAGGGCGCCACGGTGGATGACCTTCTCCCGGAGGCCTTTGCGGTGGTCAAGAATGCGGCCCGTCGCCTATGCGGCACCATCGCCACGGTTTGTGAGCACGAGTTGGAGTGGGAGATGGTTCATTTTGATGTGCAGTTGATCGGCGGGATTGCCCTGCATGAAGGCCGGATCGCGGAAATGATGACCGGTGAAGGCAAGACCCTGGTCGCGACCCTGCCGCTCTACCTCAACGCGCTGACCGGCCGCAACACCCAGCTGGTCACGGTCAACGACTATCTGGCCCGACGCGACTCCGAGTGGATGGGGCACCTCTACAAATTCCTCGGGCTGACGGTCGGCTGCATTCAGAACTCGATGGGTCCGCCGGAGCGCAAAGCGGCCTACGCCTGCGACATCACCTACGGGACAGCCTCGGAATTCGGGTTTGATTACCTGCGCGACAACGGCATGGCCATCCGCATGGAGGACCAGGTTCAGCGGGACCATTTCTACGTGATTGTCGATGAAATCGACTCCATCCTCATCGATGAAGCCCGCACCCCGCTGATCATCTCGGGCCCGATGGCCATCCAGCGCGAGCAGCCCTTCACCCGGCACCGGCCGGGCATCGAGCAGCTGGTCCGGGCCCAGGCCAAGATGTGCAATGAGCTGGTGACCGACGCCCGGACCGAGCTGGAAATGCCGGAGGACAAACGGGCGGAGCGGGATGCGGAGATCAAGCGGATCGATCAGGAGAACAAGGCCCGGGCATCCAGAGGTGAGGCGCCCCTCCCTTACCCCCAGGTTGTCGATTCCATGGTCAACCTTCTCAAGGTCAAACTGGGCATGCCCAAGAACAAGCAGTTGCTCCGATTGATGGAGACGCCCCAGTTCCGCAAGCAGCTCGACAAGTTCGATCTCGAGATGAACAGCGACATGAACAAAGAGCAGCTCTACCGGATGAAGGAGGAGCTCTACTTTGTCATCGACGAGAAGCAGCATCAGGCCGACCTGACCGAGCGTGGTCGGAACACCCTGCAGCCGGACGACCCCGATGGTTTCATGCTGCCGGATCTGCCCACCCTGTTCAGCGAGCTGGACAAACGGACGGATCTGGCTCCCGAAGAGCGTGAAGCGCAGAAACAGAAGGAGCAGGAGCACTTCGAGAAGACGAGCGAGGACATCCACGCCATCAGTCAGTTGCTTCGGGCCTACTGCCTCTACGAGCGTGACGTTGAATACGTCTTGCAGGAGGGCAAGGTCGTCATCGTTGACGAAAACACCGGGCGGATCATGCCGGGGCGCCGGTGGAGCGACGGTCTTCACCAGGCGGTTGAGGCCAAGGAAGGGGTCACGATCGAGCGGGAAACCCGGACCTACGCCACCGTCACCATCCAGAACTATTTCCGGATGTATCAGAAACTGGCCGGGATGACCGGAACGGCCGAGACCGAGGCAACCGAATTCTTCGACATCTACAAGCTGACCGTGGTGGCGATTCCGACCAACAAACCGGTGGCGCGGATCGACCTCAACGATGTCATCTACAAGACCCGGCGTTCCAAGTTCAATGCGGTCGTCCGTGACGTGGAGGAAGCCCACCGGCGCGGTCAGCCCGTCCTGGTCGGCACCGTCTCAGTGGAAGCCTCGGAAATCCTCGGACGCATGCTTCGCCGGGTGAACATCCCCCACACCGTTCTCAACGCCAAGTATCACCAGCAGGAGGCGGAAATCGTTTCGCGGGCCGGCTATCCGGGTGCGGTCACCATTGCCACCAATATGGCGGGCCGCGGCACCGACATCAAACTGGGGGAAGGGGTGAAGGAAAAGGGTGGTCTCTGCGTGATCGGAACCGAGCGGCATGAATCCCGCCGGATCGACCGTCAGTTGCGCGGCCGTTGTGCGCGTCAGGGAGACCCGGGGTTGACCAAATTCTTCATCTCACTCGAAGACGACCTCATGCGGCTTTTCGCCTCGGCCGGCCCGCTTTCGCGGCTGATGGAGCGGTCCCTGAAAGAGGACGAGGAACTCGAGCACCCCCTGCTCAACCGCTCGATCGAGTCGGCACAGAAGAAAGTCGAGCAGCAGAATTACTCCATCCGGAAGCGACTCCTCCAGTACGACGACGTCCTCAACCAGCAGCGTGAGATCATTTACGGGATACGCAACGATGCCCTCCACATTGACGAGCCGAGCAAGGTCATCTTTGAAATGGTCGAGGAGGAGATCAGCACCCGATTGGAGCCGGCCGGCCTCAATGGCAAGTCGCCGGAATCCGGCCAATCCCTCGAGGGATTCATCGGTTGGCTGAACGGCCACTTCCCGGTCGCGCTGAAACGTGCGGAAGTCGAGTCCCTTACCTTCGACGCGGCTGTCGACCTGATCCTCGAACGGATCCGCAAGGCCTATTCCCTCAAGCAGGCCATCGAACAGGCAGAGGCGCTCAAGGGTCTCGAGCGGTATCTCCTGCTCAACGCGATCGACAACCACTGGCAGGAGCACCTGACCGAGATGGAGGATCTGCGCCGCAGCGTCGGCCTGCGGTCGTATGGCCAGAAAGACCCACTTGTTGAATACAAGAGCGAGGCTTTCGGCTATTTCGAGGAATTGATGGACAATGTCCGTCTCAAGGTGTGCACCAGCCTGTTCCGCTCGGCCACCAACCTGGTGGCTCTTGAGAACATCAAGGCGATGCTGGCCCGAAATGCGCGGACCGAGGGGCCGGGCACGGAGTCGGCCTCGCCCTCGGCCTCCGCCGCCGGCAGTGCGGGCGGAGCGCGTCCGGGTCCCGGACCGGGGCGACGCGAAGTCACCCTCCCGAAGATTCCGGTCAAGCGCGACGTTCCGAAAGTCGGACGCAACGAGCCGTGCCCCTGTGGCAGCGGCAAGAAATACAAACACTGTCACGGGGCCTGA